A window of the Helianthus annuus cultivar XRQ/B chromosome 4, HanXRQr2.0-SUNRISE, whole genome shotgun sequence genome harbors these coding sequences:
- the LOC110936844 gene encoding ras-related protein RABD2a: MNHEYDYLFKLLLIGDSGVGKSCLLLRFADDSYIDSYISTIGVDFKIRTVEQDGKTIKLQIWDTAGQERFRTITSSYYRGAHGIIIVYDVTDLDSFNNVKQWLSEIDRYASENVNKLLVGNKCDLTESRAVSYDTAKEFADNIGIPFMETSAKDATNVEQAFMAMSSDIKNRMASQPGANNTRPPSVQLKGQPVGQKGGCCSS; this comes from the exons ATGAATCACGAATA TGATTACTTGTTCAAGCTTTTGCTGATTGGGGATTCGGGAGTCGGCAAATCTTGTCTCCTACTTAGATTTGCT GATGACTCATATATTGACAGCTACATCAGCACAATTGGTGTGGACTTT AAAATCCGCACCGTTGAGCAGGATGGAAAAACCATTAAGCTTCAAAtt TGGGACACAGCTGGACAAGAAAGGTTCAGGACAATTACCAGTAGCTACTACCGTGGGGCCCATGGCATTATC ATAGTTTACGATGTTACTGACCTAGACAGTTTCAACAACGTTAAGCAATGGTTGAGTGAAATTGACCGTTATGCAAGTGAAAATGTGAATAAACTTCTTGTTGGAAACAAATGTGACCTTACAGAAAGTAGAGCCGTGTCCTATGATACTGCTAAG gaatTTGCGGATAACATTGGCATTCCGTTTATGGAAACTAGTGCCAAAGATGCTACCAATGTTGAGCAGGCTTTCATGGCCATGTCCTCTGACATCAAAAACAG GATGGCAAGTCAGCCTGGGGCAAACAACACGAGGCCACCTTCTGTGCAGCTCAAGGGTCAACCTGTTGGTCAAAAGGGCGGTTGCTGCTCATCTTAG